In Flavobacterium sp. CS20, a single window of DNA contains:
- a CDS encoding DndE family protein, whose protein sequence is MFTHIKTSKDNKEVVSQLTRKLNLGTENVIARLALAYSLKSGKKLKIEDLKDSGGKEYSRKVLFGDYDKYYVALVAQHYQLHISNQDLGKYVKLHLDEGLNTLQKLNAGNMNLINLINT, encoded by the coding sequence ATGTTTACGCATATTAAAACCAGTAAGGATAATAAAGAAGTCGTTAGCCAATTGACCCGAAAACTTAACCTGGGTACAGAAAACGTGATTGCCAGGTTGGCTTTAGCCTATTCATTAAAAAGTGGTAAAAAATTAAAGATTGAAGACCTAAAAGATTCTGGTGGCAAAGAATACTCACGAAAGGTCTTGTTTGGCGATTATGACAAATATTATGTTGCTTTAGTAGCACAACATTACCAATTGCACATCAGCAATCAAGATTTGGGTAAATATGTGAAGTTGCATTTGGACGAAGGGTTAAATACATTGCAAAAATTGAATGCTGGTAATATGAATCTAATAAATTTAATAAATACATAA
- the dndD gene encoding DNA sulfur modification protein DndD, with protein sequence MRIDHIDIKNFRIYKDNNSIDFKEKKGSNIFLIAGKNGFGKTSFLTSLVWVFYGKLIAQVEDKYRKDIKKAGGYQDYLDSQFNNDAKSSDNPAMSVEVTLSDVMIPSVPCKTVQIKRTYNYVTKNENLELRIDGNENELTKDVGYEVFINDFLLPREIAKFFFFDAEKIVSLAEAKSKAELRSLSRAYSEVLGIKKYEELKRNLEVLLSNLRRRGVSEDDKDKLQNLIAKDEELTVLIDYNQERQDEVDMKEANLKAKSDELQEKLIREGNAITLEELKALKAEHEDVKKDIQATKQKLKKHYELLPFLIANKPLEKLKNQLVKESKYQNHHFSLKTYEDKIENFRTQFLSDIQSVIKDKSLFEQLEKVSKEASKKELKQQQKATTKNNSKILLDFTEEEHREFIAFYKHINTSLKSQIEQLIQEDKNHRISLNRLSRKIKQGEARKDNYLAKKIRSEKQKIDQQLLDLKDEKHKLVEEFGQLNLQHSSHKKVLSEFEKNFKLIEQDRKKYKVTEKLLDKIKTLISRIKEEKKFALQKTIVLGLKRLMHKENFVKDVQVNIREDVMDIDLVDFKGNIIDKDNLSKGEQQLYATALLKALVDESGIEFPVFIDSPLQKFDKDHSRNIIEEFYPNISDQVVLFPLLEKELTEKEYQLMTPYLSQVYMIKHSPKGSAFKPYKLNNLFKAFKEDEHVYAY encoded by the coding sequence ATGCGAATTGACCATATTGACATAAAAAACTTTAGAATTTACAAAGACAATAACAGCATTGACTTTAAAGAGAAAAAAGGCTCAAATATTTTTTTGATTGCTGGTAAAAATGGATTTGGAAAAACCAGTTTTTTAACCTCTTTGGTTTGGGTGTTTTATGGCAAACTCATTGCTCAAGTAGAAGACAAATACCGCAAAGACATCAAAAAAGCTGGCGGCTATCAAGACTATCTAGACAGTCAATTTAATAATGATGCAAAAAGTAGCGACAATCCAGCCATGTCTGTTGAAGTGACGTTGAGCGATGTTATGATTCCTTCTGTGCCATGTAAAACTGTTCAAATCAAAAGGACTTACAACTATGTTACTAAAAATGAAAACCTTGAACTTCGTATTGATGGCAATGAAAATGAATTGACCAAAGATGTAGGTTATGAGGTTTTTATCAATGATTTTTTATTACCCAGAGAAATTGCTAAGTTTTTCTTTTTTGATGCTGAAAAAATTGTATCACTGGCAGAAGCTAAATCAAAAGCTGAATTACGAAGCCTCAGCCGAGCGTATTCTGAAGTTTTAGGGATTAAAAAATACGAAGAGTTAAAACGAAATCTCGAAGTGCTTTTATCAAATTTAAGACGTCGTGGTGTGTCTGAAGATGATAAAGATAAGCTACAAAACTTGATAGCTAAAGACGAAGAGCTCACTGTGCTTATTGATTACAATCAAGAGCGGCAAGATGAAGTTGATATGAAAGAAGCCAACTTAAAAGCAAAATCTGATGAGCTTCAAGAAAAGTTGATTCGCGAAGGCAATGCCATAACTTTAGAAGAGCTCAAAGCCTTAAAAGCAGAACACGAGGACGTTAAAAAAGACATACAAGCCACCAAGCAAAAACTTAAAAAACACTATGAACTCCTACCGTTTTTAATTGCAAATAAACCGCTCGAAAAACTTAAAAACCAACTTGTTAAAGAGAGTAAATACCAAAACCATCATTTTAGCTTAAAGACTTACGAAGATAAAATTGAGAATTTTAGAACCCAATTTTTATCTGATATCCAGTCTGTAATAAAGGACAAAAGCCTTTTTGAACAACTTGAAAAGGTCTCTAAAGAAGCCTCTAAAAAAGAACTAAAACAGCAACAAAAAGCGACGACAAAAAACAACTCTAAAATATTATTAGACTTTACAGAGGAAGAGCATCGAGAGTTCATTGCGTTTTATAAACACATTAATACTAGCCTTAAATCTCAAATAGAGCAACTGATTCAAGAAGACAAAAACCACAGGATTAGCCTGAACCGCTTATCGAGAAAAATCAAACAAGGCGAAGCGAGAAAAGACAACTATCTCGCTAAAAAAATTAGAAGCGAAAAGCAGAAAATTGACCAACAACTGCTCGACCTTAAAGATGAAAAACATAAATTGGTTGAAGAGTTTGGGCAATTGAACTTGCAACACAGTTCACATAAAAAAGTCTTGTCTGAGTTTGAAAAAAACTTTAAACTTATTGAGCAAGACCGCAAAAAATACAAAGTCACCGAAAAGTTACTCGACAAAATCAAGACCTTGATTAGTCGCATAAAAGAAGAAAAGAAATTTGCCTTACAAAAAACCATTGTTTTAGGCTTAAAACGACTGATGCACAAAGAAAACTTTGTAAAAGATGTGCAAGTTAACATACGAGAAGATGTGATGGATATTGATTTGGTTGACTTTAAGGGCAACATCATAGACAAAGACAACCTGTCTAAAGGTGAACAGCAACTCTATGCCACGGCGCTTTTAAAAGCTTTGGTTGATGAATCTGGTATCGAGTTTCCTGTGTTTATTGACAGCCCATTGCAAAAGTTTGACAAAGACCATTCCCGAAATATTATTGAAGAGTTTTACCCCAATATTTCTGACCAAGTGGTACTTTTTCCTTTGCTTGAGAAAGAATTGACAGAAAAAGAATACCAACTTATGACACCCTATTTAAGCCAAGTCTATATGATTAAGCATAGCCCAAAAGGCTCTGCATTTAAACCATATAAGTTGAACAATTTATTTAAAGCTTTTAAAGAAGACGAGCATGTTTACGCATATTAA
- the dndC gene encoding DNA phosphorothioation system sulfurtransferase DndC, which translates to MSKIKLKKAELIINEIIDQYAYDGNTNRPWIIGFSGGKDSTVLLTLVWIALKRFKEQAPMPFQLKRPVYVVCNDTMVENPIISNYVDDVLTKIDKEARAQGLPIFVQKTTPKLEESFWINVLGKGYPVPNNSFRWCTDRLKIKPTSNFLLEQIDKMGEAIVLLGTRYEESVSRERRMKKHEINGSRLSKHGTTPNTFVYAPIKDLMLEEIWYIINAVPSPWGFDNSILFQIYSDASADDYECPTVVTNKKHSSCGQSRFGCWTCTVVKQDKSMSALIENGQEWMAPLLKFRNNLVDNRNIGENRMPERRNGQKAVDEDGRNFGPYTPKYRADTLRELLETQKEIQKDSPHITLINNQELIAIQVIWNRDMIFEYSVSDIYKEVYGKDISTNNIKSLDDTERRILKEVCEDDANYYHLIDNLISLQESKTLMLSKYGLHNDVERRIEEYVNKVK; encoded by the coding sequence ATGTCAAAAATAAAACTCAAAAAAGCTGAGTTAATTATTAATGAAATAATTGATCAGTATGCTTATGATGGCAATACAAATCGTCCGTGGATCATTGGCTTTAGTGGCGGTAAGGATTCTACCGTTTTACTCACACTGGTTTGGATAGCCTTGAAAAGATTTAAAGAACAAGCTCCTATGCCTTTTCAACTTAAACGACCTGTTTATGTGGTTTGTAATGATACTATGGTAGAAAACCCTATTATTTCAAACTATGTTGACGATGTTTTAACTAAAATTGACAAAGAAGCCAGAGCTCAAGGCTTGCCAATTTTTGTTCAAAAAACAACCCCTAAACTCGAAGAATCATTTTGGATCAATGTTTTAGGAAAAGGTTATCCTGTGCCTAACAATTCTTTTAGATGGTGTACAGATCGATTAAAAATTAAACCTACTTCAAACTTCTTGTTGGAACAAATAGATAAAATGGGCGAAGCTATTGTATTGCTTGGCACAAGATATGAAGAAAGTGTTTCTAGAGAAAGACGAATGAAAAAACACGAGATAAACGGCAGTCGTTTATCTAAACACGGTACAACACCAAACACCTTTGTTTATGCGCCAATAAAAGACTTGATGCTTGAAGAAATTTGGTATATCATAAATGCTGTGCCTTCACCTTGGGGGTTTGATAATTCTATACTATTTCAAATTTATTCTGACGCTAGTGCCGATGATTATGAGTGTCCAACAGTAGTGACCAACAAAAAACACTCATCTTGTGGTCAATCAAGGTTTGGATGTTGGACATGCACAGTTGTAAAACAAGACAAATCTATGTCTGCTTTAATTGAAAATGGACAAGAATGGATGGCACCACTTTTAAAGTTCAGAAACAATTTAGTAGATAACAGAAATATTGGAGAAAACAGAATGCCTGAGCGTAGAAACGGACAAAAGGCAGTTGATGAAGACGGAAGGAACTTTGGACCATATACTCCAAAATACAGAGCGGACACATTACGAGAATTACTAGAAACTCAAAAAGAAATTCAAAAGGATAGTCCACATATCACCTTAATCAACAATCAGGAATTAATTGCCATTCAAGTTATATGGAATCGCGATATGATTTTTGAATATAGTGTCAGCGATATTTACAAAGAAGTTTATGGTAAAGATATTAGCACTAACAACATCAAATCTTTAGATGATACTGAGCGCCGAATTCTCAAAGAAGTTTGCGAAGATGATGCTAATTATTATCACCTCATTGATAATTTAATTTCACTACAAGAATCAAAAACATTAATGCTATCTAAATACGGTTTGCATAACGATGTAGAGCGAAGAATTGAAGAATACGTAAATAAAGTTAAGTAA
- a CDS encoding toxin-antitoxin system YwqK family antitoxin has translation MRTMMIIVACLFGGMLFAQESNVEYFKKGDLVKGIFYYDNGVIQQEGTYKNGKLHGQWIAYDRDGKKNAVAYYHKGNKTGKWFFWQKDKLVEVDYNNNDIANVTTYKNETIFASEK, from the coding sequence ATGAGAACAATGATGATTATTGTAGCCTGCCTTTTTGGTGGAATGTTATTTGCACAAGAAAGCAATGTAGAATATTTCAAAAAAGGCGATTTAGTAAAAGGTATCTTTTACTATGACAACGGAGTGATTCAACAAGAAGGCACTTATAAAAATGGTAAACTTCACGGTCAGTGGATTGCCTATGATAGAGACGGCAAAAAAAATGCAGTCGCCTATTATCATAAAGGAAACAAAACTGGTAAATGGTTCTTTTGGCAAAAAGACAAATTGGTAGAAGTAGATTATAACAACAACGACATTGCTAATGTCACGACTTATAAAAAC